In Halopelagius longus, the following proteins share a genomic window:
- a CDS encoding archaellin/type IV pilin N-terminal domain-containing protein — translation MFEENNADRGQVGIGTLIVFIAMVLVAAIAAGVLVNTAGFLQATAQDAGQESVNKVTNRVDVVSKHGMVNDTSNGLAVDSLNLTVRLAAGSGSVSLEDTSIKYVSGSTAKNLVYKNSTSNNGTELGAVHKYNSTGANEGLNHTEFTAYALNDDDDASYPVLNSQADRYELIINTSVVEQNGAGVSTGDSVKLEITSRSGGSTQVILTMPQQLAGQSDDDPVPL, via the coding sequence ATGTTCGAAGAAAACAACGCCGACCGCGGTCAGGTCGGTATCGGAACTCTCATCGTGTTCATCGCGATGGTCCTCGTCGCAGCGATCGCGGCGGGCGTCCTCGTGAACACGGCCGGCTTCCTCCAGGCGACTGCGCAGGATGCTGGACAGGAAAGTGTGAATAAGGTAACCAACCGTGTCGACGTCGTCAGTAAGCACGGTATGGTCAACGACACCAGTAACGGCCTGGCCGTCGACAGTCTCAACCTGACTGTCCGTCTGGCCGCCGGGTCCGGTAGTGTGTCGCTCGAAGACACGTCGATAAAGTACGTGAGCGGATCTACGGCGAAGAACCTCGTCTACAAGAACTCGACGAGTAACAACGGGACCGAGCTCGGAGCTGTCCACAAGTACAACTCCACCGGTGCTAACGAAGGTCTCAACCACACCGAGTTCACGGCGTACGCGCTCAACGACGACGACGACGCGTCGTACCCCGTTCTGAACAGTCAGGCCGACCGCTACGAGCTCATCATCAACACGTCCGTCGTCGAGCAGAACGGCGCGGGTGTCTCGACCGGCGACTCGGTCAAGCTCGAGATTACGAGCCGGTCCGGTGGCTCCACGCAGGTCATCCTGACGATGCCCCAGCAGCTCGCGGGCCAGAGCGACGACGACCCGGTTCCCCTCTAA
- the cheY gene encoding chemotaxis protein CheY: MASTVLVVDDSAFMRNLLKQLLDGEHEVVGEAENGVEAVELYRELGPDVVTMDVVMPIRNGIEATTEIKSMDSSASVIMCTSVGQEEKMREAVEAGADGYITKPFQKPNVLQAIDDVVSVEA, translated from the coding sequence ATGGCAAGCACCGTACTGGTTGTGGACGACTCGGCGTTCATGCGGAACCTGCTGAAGCAGTTGCTCGACGGAGAGCACGAAGTAGTTGGGGAAGCCGAGAACGGCGTCGAAGCCGTCGAACTCTACCGAGAACTCGGGCCCGACGTCGTGACGATGGACGTCGTGATGCCCATCAGAAATGGAATCGAAGCGACGACAGAGATCAAGTCGATGGACTCCTCGGCGTCGGTCATCATGTGCACCTCCGTCGGACAGGAAGAGAAGATGCGCGAGGCGGTCGAAGCGGGCGCAGACGGGTACATCACGAAACCCTTCCAGAAGCCCAACGTCCTCCAAGCCATCGACGACGTGGTGAGCGTCGAGGCATGA
- a CDS encoding RAD55 family ATPase, translating into MPEFVKTGVEGLDSILNGGIVKNAAVLISGNPGTGKSILGLQYLYNGVDKYDQGGIYLTFEESEEDIRQAAESIGFEKWDEYVEDGRIKVYDKRTLLRDGDFSATLDRILGDLQDTNYDRLVLDSLTMFQLFFEDEKEQRQYLLKFIDILKDSGLTSLLTTEQSAIFPETEIGLENFLTDGNIYLIQSPAGATSNRYVWVAKMRKQSIKNSMFPLEINQGGIQIYEQAAGFSMVGESPPWFGEEDGLE; encoded by the coding sequence ATGCCAGAGTTCGTCAAGACAGGGGTCGAGGGACTCGACTCCATCCTCAACGGCGGCATCGTGAAGAACGCCGCGGTACTTATCAGCGGAAATCCGGGTACCGGTAAGAGTATCCTCGGACTGCAGTACCTCTACAACGGCGTCGACAAGTACGACCAAGGCGGCATCTACCTCACTTTCGAGGAGTCGGAGGAGGACATCCGGCAGGCGGCGGAGTCCATCGGCTTCGAGAAGTGGGACGAGTACGTCGAGGACGGCCGAATCAAGGTGTACGACAAGCGCACGCTCCTGCGCGACGGCGACTTTTCGGCGACGCTCGACCGGATCCTCGGCGACCTGCAGGACACCAACTACGACCGACTCGTCCTCGACTCGCTGACGATGTTCCAACTCTTCTTCGAAGACGAGAAGGAGCAGCGACAGTACCTCCTGAAGTTCATCGACATCCTGAAAGATAGCGGCCTCACGTCGCTTCTCACGACCGAACAGTCGGCCATCTTCCCCGAGACGGAGATCGGGTTGGAGAACTTCCTGACCGACGGGAACATCTACCTCATCCAGAGTCCGGCGGGAGCGACGAGCAACCGGTACGTCTGGGTCGCGAAGATGCGCAAACAGTCCATCAAAAACTCCATGTTCCCCTTGGAGATCAACCAAGGCGGCATCCAGATATACGAACAGGCCGCCGGGTTCTCGATGGTCGGCGAATCGCCGCCGTGGTTCGGCGAAGAAGACGGCCTCGAATAG
- a CDS encoding chemotaxis protein CheC, which translates to MNLDVQSLRTFSRLAHSGAERAAGSLTQLTGVETSVNVTKIEVSTRGDVEREFVEQDLVSVHIGFNGGIDGRTVLAFDRDKAVELVDVLVPGAAEQPDGEMATSGLKELGNIMLGGFIDGWADFLETSIDITTPTFVDVESQGALDDITGDSGFEMDTGEDHVLAFRNQLETADEKVNFQIYMLPTHDSIETISTIAGSEGKTVPVESFTSFSEMITDGAEQASEDLTAMTGSDTTVEVSRLSFVPIEAVPMELTEETRLGVVLEFEGLPSGYIAILFDEESADNLAESLMPGMEADAAMRQSAIQEIGNITTSGFLDGWANALETTIEISPPTYVEDLGSAIIDPLATELAQSQEHAFLIDSTIVTDDDEFTCDIYALPNEAQLREALNRLAAEA; encoded by the coding sequence ATGAATCTCGACGTCCAGTCGTTACGAACGTTCAGCCGGCTCGCCCACTCGGGCGCAGAGCGCGCCGCGGGGTCGCTCACGCAGTTGACCGGCGTCGAAACGTCCGTCAACGTCACCAAGATCGAAGTGAGCACGCGCGGCGACGTCGAACGAGAGTTCGTCGAACAGGACCTCGTCAGCGTCCACATCGGATTCAACGGCGGTATCGACGGGCGGACCGTGCTCGCGTTCGACCGTGACAAGGCGGTCGAACTCGTCGACGTCCTCGTTCCGGGGGCCGCGGAACAGCCCGACGGAGAGATGGCGACGAGCGGACTGAAAGAGCTCGGTAACATCATGCTCGGCGGCTTCATCGACGGCTGGGCCGACTTCCTCGAAACGTCGATAGACATCACGACGCCGACGTTCGTCGACGTGGAGAGTCAAGGCGCGTTGGACGACATCACGGGCGATTCCGGGTTCGAGATGGACACCGGCGAGGACCACGTCCTCGCGTTCCGGAACCAACTCGAGACCGCAGACGAGAAGGTCAACTTCCAGATCTACATGCTCCCGACCCACGATTCCATCGAGACTATCTCGACTATCGCCGGGTCGGAGGGGAAGACGGTGCCCGTCGAATCGTTCACCTCCTTCTCCGAGATGATCACGGACGGCGCGGAGCAGGCCTCGGAGGACCTGACGGCGATGACCGGAAGCGACACGACGGTCGAAGTGAGTCGCCTCAGTTTCGTCCCCATCGAAGCCGTTCCGATGGAACTCACGGAGGAGACCCGCCTCGGCGTCGTGTTGGAGTTCGAGGGGTTGCCGTCCGGCTACATCGCGATTCTGTTCGACGAGGAGTCGGCGGACAACCTCGCGGAGTCGCTCATGCCGGGAATGGAGGCGGACGCGGCGATGCGCCAAAGCGCGATTCAGGAGATAGGCAACATCACCACGTCGGGGTTCCTCGACGGGTGGGCGAACGCGCTCGAGACGACGATAGAGATTTCGCCGCCGACGTACGTCGAAGACCTCGGCTCGGCGATAATCGACCCGCTCGCCACCGAGCTCGCACAGTCGCAGGAACACGCGTTCCTCATCGACTCGACCATCGTCACCGACGACGACGAGTTCACGTGCGACATCTACGCCCTCCCGAACGAAGCGCAACTCCGCGAGGCGCTCAATCGCCTTGCGGCGGAAGCGTAA
- a CDS encoding flagella accessory protein C, with the protein MGMMDWMDGHDENSPSDGENTVATDGLGFDEDLDDLSDDFGDFGDGDEFEDGDDFGDGDDFGDGGGGGGSVDDSTVAELEDRISDLENELSAVSSGMNTVREENKQIGETVEELDDTIRKLLDIYEMVTRGINPFVDDAREMGGLEGGGSFGIFEGEEEEDENLDPDVANADAESFFDEDFGEIDAEAGEAEAELAAGDELAEEERESPADALDDGDDDSEEETESSSGGGSSFDDLKSEYEEGEGWEDDLDEDGDDEEEAVDESPLDEADIASDDSEMPTTEELVGESPDESSADEADAAESDAYFEEDDAETESDDQSQAFEFDHEAATETPEPEPEPEPVEQQPAPTQSRSQPRSGRTEPQSGYGASADVAEGPEYLTSLPASYIAESVALEWTRFLVSVGGAIGAARALRQYREQEWISRHVERKMNAHVRNAASATATEEPRDLRVEHHKESLTYISRLAGDVAEARLLEELSAHGRRGGRGGLRR; encoded by the coding sequence ATGGGAATGATGGACTGGATGGACGGACACGACGAGAATTCGCCGTCCGACGGCGAGAACACCGTCGCCACCGACGGACTCGGGTTCGACGAGGACCTCGACGACCTCTCCGACGACTTCGGCGACTTCGGAGACGGTGACGAGTTCGAGGACGGCGACGACTTCGGAGACGGCGACGACTTCGGAGACGGCGGCGGAGGCGGCGGTTCCGTCGACGACTCGACGGTCGCCGAACTCGAAGACCGCATCTCCGACCTCGAGAACGAACTGAGCGCCGTCTCGTCCGGCATGAACACCGTCCGCGAGGAGAACAAACAGATAGGGGAGACGGTCGAAGAACTCGACGACACGATCAGGAAGCTCCTCGACATCTACGAGATGGTTACTCGCGGCATCAACCCGTTCGTGGACGACGCCCGCGAGATGGGCGGCCTCGAAGGGGGCGGCTCGTTCGGCATCTTCGAAGGCGAGGAGGAAGAGGACGAAAACCTCGACCCCGACGTCGCCAACGCCGACGCCGAGAGCTTCTTCGACGAGGACTTCGGCGAAATCGACGCCGAGGCCGGCGAGGCCGAGGCCGAGTTGGCCGCCGGGGACGAACTCGCCGAAGAGGAACGAGAGAGCCCGGCCGACGCCTTAGACGACGGCGACGACGACTCCGAGGAGGAGACCGAATCGTCGTCCGGCGGCGGGTCGAGCTTCGACGACCTGAAATCCGAGTACGAGGAGGGCGAAGGCTGGGAGGACGATCTCGACGAGGACGGCGACGACGAAGAGGAGGCCGTCGACGAGTCGCCCCTCGACGAGGCGGACATCGCTTCCGACGACTCCGAGATGCCGACGACCGAGGAGTTGGTCGGCGAGTCCCCCGACGAGTCGTCCGCCGACGAGGCGGACGCCGCCGAGTCGGACGCGTACTTCGAGGAGGACGACGCGGAGACCGAGTCGGACGACCAATCGCAGGCGTTCGAGTTCGACCACGAGGCCGCGACGGAGACGCCCGAGCCGGAACCGGAGCCGGAACCGGTCGAACAGCAGCCCGCACCGACGCAGAGCCGGTCTCAGCCCCGGTCGGGCCGAACCGAACCGCAGTCCGGATACGGTGCGAGCGCCGACGTCGCCGAGGGTCCGGAGTACCTCACCAGCCTGCCCGCGAGCTACATCGCGGAGTCGGTCGCGCTGGAGTGGACTCGGTTCCTCGTCTCCGTCGGCGGCGCGATCGGCGCGGCCCGCGCGCTTCGACAGTACAGAGAACAGGAGTGGATTTCGCGGCACGTCGAGCGGAAGATGAACGCCCACGTGCGGAACGCGGCGTCCGCGACGGCGACGGAGGAGCCGCGTGACCTGCGCGTCGAACACCACAAGGAGAGCCTGACGTACATCAGCCGACTGGCGGGCGACGTCGCCGAGGCGCGTCTGCTCGAAGAGCTCTCCGCTCACGGACGGAGAGGGGGTCGCGGTGGGCTTCGGCGTTAG
- a CDS encoding flagellar protein G, which produces MADVSAPSLILFIASLVIAAGVAGVLIDTVGGISNALDERGGDVTENIRTDIEVISDSEAGVYNSSEGNLTLLVKNTGLSTLPATGKTFDVIVDSKYQTNVSVSIVDGSTDWRPHGVVRVTVSELSLESGDHRAKVVINGDEEIFKFRTN; this is translated from the coding sequence ATGGCGGACGTCTCCGCTCCGAGCCTCATCCTCTTTATCGCCAGCCTCGTCATCGCGGCGGGAGTCGCAGGCGTCCTCATCGACACGGTCGGCGGTATCAGCAACGCCCTCGACGAACGCGGCGGCGACGTGACCGAGAACATCAGAACCGACATCGAGGTGATAAGCGACAGCGAGGCTGGCGTCTACAACAGTTCGGAGGGTAACCTCACACTGTTGGTGAAAAACACCGGGCTCAGTACCCTCCCGGCGACGGGCAAGACGTTCGACGTCATCGTCGACTCGAAGTACCAGACGAACGTGAGCGTCTCCATCGTCGACGGAAGTACCGACTGGCGACCGCACGGCGTGGTCAGAGTGACGGTGTCCGAACTGTCGCTCGAATCGGGCGACCACCGTGCGAAAGTCGTCATCAACGGCGACGAAGAGATATTCAAATTCAGGACGAACTAA
- a CDS encoding ATPase domain-containing protein, translating into MNANHFPLGLGQHDRLEKELGGGLPKGAIVLIEGDYGAGKSVLSQRFTYGFCQEDIVTTLVSTELGVRGFLDQMHSLSYDVVKPLLNEEVLFLQAEIDASGALTGGSAEQERKQLLRRLMDADTLWDGDVIIIDTFDAILRNDPQFEALVRQNEERQAALEIISFFRDLTTKGKTIVLTVDPSTVDDEAIGPFRSIADVFLELEMVEVGNDVRRNIFVKRFAGMGEQVGDRVGFSVRSGIGIVIESRSVA; encoded by the coding sequence ATGAACGCAAATCACTTTCCTCTCGGATTGGGACAGCACGACCGCTTAGAGAAGGAACTCGGCGGGGGACTACCGAAGGGCGCTATCGTCCTCATCGAGGGGGACTACGGTGCCGGAAAGAGCGTCCTCTCGCAGCGATTCACCTACGGGTTCTGCCAAGAGGACATCGTTACGACGCTCGTATCGACCGAGTTGGGCGTCCGCGGTTTCCTCGACCAGATGCACTCGCTGTCGTACGACGTGGTCAAGCCCCTGCTGAACGAGGAGGTTCTGTTCCTCCAAGCGGAGATAGACGCCTCCGGTGCGCTGACGGGAGGGTCCGCGGAGCAAGAGCGGAAACAGTTGCTCCGACGACTGATGGACGCCGACACCCTCTGGGACGGCGACGTCATCATCATCGACACGTTCGACGCCATCCTGCGGAACGACCCGCAGTTCGAGGCACTCGTCCGGCAGAACGAGGAGCGACAGGCCGCCCTCGAAATCATCTCGTTCTTCCGCGACCTGACGACGAAGGGCAAGACCATCGTCCTCACCGTCGACCCCTCGACGGTCGACGACGAGGCGATCGGGCCGTTCCGCTCCATCGCCGACGTGTTCCTCGAACTGGAGATGGTCGAAGTCGGGAACGACGTGCGCCGGAACATCTTCGTCAAGCGGTTCGCGGGGATGGGCGAACAGGTCGGCGACCGCGTCGGGTTCTCCGTCCGGTCCGGAATCGGCATCGTCATCGAAAGTAGGAGTGTCGCATAA
- a CDS encoding archaellin/type IV pilin N-terminal domain-containing protein: MKNIFNEEDRGQVGIGTLIVFIAMVLVAAIAAGVLVNTAGFLQATAEDAGQESVNKVTNRVEVLNTHGTVGNNTDIANITMTVRLAAGSSSVDMDQTSIKYLSDSEVQTVTNSTDKTADGEYFALQKVTDDDGSFGVLNSMNDRYEVKLNTSAIESGDGGLNTGEQVRLEITSRTGGTTQVMLTMPQQLAGKSQGQPVEL; this comes from the coding sequence ATGAAAAACATATTCAACGAAGAAGATCGCGGTCAGGTCGGTATCGGTACGCTCATCGTGTTCATCGCGATGGTTCTCGTCGCGGCGATCGCGGCGGGCGTCCTCGTGAACACGGCCGGCTTCCTCCAGGCGACTGCCGAGGATGCGGGTCAGGAAAGCGTCAACAAGGTCACGAACCGCGTCGAGGTTCTGAACACCCACGGTACGGTCGGTAACAACACGGACATCGCAAACATCACGATGACCGTCCGTCTGGCCGCCGGTTCCAGCAGCGTCGACATGGACCAGACGTCCATAAAGTACCTCAGCGACTCCGAGGTACAGACGGTGACGAACTCGACCGACAAGACCGCCGACGGGGAGTACTTCGCGCTCCAGAAGGTCACTGACGACGACGGTTCCTTCGGCGTTCTCAACAGCATGAACGACCGCTACGAGGTCAAACTCAACACGTCGGCTATCGAGAGCGGTGACGGTGGACTCAACACGGGCGAACAGGTCCGTCTCGAGATCACCAGCCGAACGGGCGGCACGACGCAGGTCATGCTGACGATGCCCCAGCAGCTCGCGGGCAAGAGCCAGGGTCAGCCGGTCGAACTCTAA
- a CDS encoding DUF7500 family protein — protein sequence MAPGNPPEDRSRRRREEEGVIGPNELDYSDDERVAQIRDGRYVVATDNDEKPRVDEEESPPREAEEERTLEERGNFAKQQMARYVSDKGSSHGIAVTASFGGRVAQRERFSDDIATAFGDVVQWYADQVDADATPQEVLGILLLASDTDVAFPTKVLAPVLRTHGLTTDDSIGELVEALGSDGLQIPPENR from the coding sequence ATGGCTCCCGGAAATCCGCCCGAAGACAGAAGCCGTCGCCGCCGGGAGGAGGAGGGCGTCATCGGCCCGAACGAACTCGACTACTCGGACGACGAACGCGTCGCCCAGATTCGAGACGGTCGGTACGTCGTCGCCACGGACAACGACGAGAAACCGCGCGTGGACGAAGAGGAGTCACCGCCCAGAGAGGCCGAGGAGGAACGCACCCTCGAAGAACGCGGGAACTTCGCGAAGCAGCAGATGGCGCGGTACGTCTCGGACAAGGGTTCGAGTCACGGCATCGCCGTCACCGCGTCGTTCGGCGGGCGGGTCGCCCAACGCGAACGGTTCTCCGACGACATCGCGACGGCGTTCGGCGACGTCGTCCAGTGGTACGCCGACCAAGTCGACGCCGACGCGACGCCCCAGGAGGTGTTGGGCATCCTCCTTTTGGCCTCCGACACCGACGTCGCGTTCCCGACCAAAGTTCTCGCCCCCGTCCTGCGAACGCACGGCCTCACGACGGACGACTCCATCGGCGAGTTAGTCGAGGCGTTGGGCAGTGACGGACTGCAGATACCCCCGGAGAATCGCTAA
- a CDS encoding chemotaxis protein CheD, translating into MKVYTSETQSTHRTKERIKVGIADFAVGTGETTLVTSGLGSCVGIAVFDAQQSVGGLAHAMLPTADGDENDAKYVDTAVPALVGAMEKEGAVPGNLRAKLAGGATMFEFTSAEESIGDRNVVAARDTLDSLDIPLVAEDVGGDYGRSLQFSVRSADLRVRSANAGVSTL; encoded by the coding sequence ATGAAAGTATACACGAGCGAGACGCAGAGTACGCACCGGACGAAGGAGCGAATCAAAGTCGGCATCGCGGACTTCGCCGTCGGAACCGGCGAGACGACCCTCGTAACGAGCGGGCTCGGTTCCTGCGTCGGCATCGCGGTGTTCGACGCCCAGCAGTCCGTCGGCGGCCTCGCGCACGCGATGTTACCGACCGCCGACGGCGACGAGAACGACGCGAAGTACGTCGACACCGCCGTCCCGGCGCTCGTCGGGGCGATGGAGAAAGAGGGGGCCGTTCCCGGCAACCTCCGGGCGAAGCTGGCGGGCGGTGCGACGATGTTCGAGTTCACGTCGGCCGAAGAGAGCATCGGCGACAGGAACGTGGTCGCGGCGCGCGACACGTTGGATTCGCTCGATATCCCGCTCGTCGCCGAAGACGTCGGCGGCGACTACGGCCGTTCGCTCCAGTTTTCCGTCCGCTCCGCCGACCTCCGCGTTCGGAGCGCGAACGCCGGCGTAAGCACTCTCTGA
- a CDS encoding ArsR/SmtB family transcription factor yields MESDRTLAALGNEYNPDILRAADEPHSAQEFSEMLDIPIATCYRRIEELTAAGLLELHDRVLSDEHRRTNVYRREVDKIVISFDEDDYNVAVTERPEVKNKLDDVWRQIAHD; encoded by the coding sequence ATGGAGTCTGACAGGACCCTTGCAGCGTTGGGCAACGAATACAACCCGGACATCTTACGCGCCGCGGACGAACCGCACTCGGCGCAGGAGTTCAGCGAGATGCTCGACATCCCGATCGCGACGTGCTACCGTCGCATCGAGGAACTCACCGCCGCCGGCCTTCTGGAACTTCACGACAGGGTCCTCTCTGACGAACACCGCCGGACGAACGTCTACCGGCGCGAGGTGGACAAGATAGTCATCAGCTTCGACGAGGACGACTACAACGTCGCCGTGACGGAACGACCCGAGGTGAAAAACAAACTCGACGACGTCTGGCGTCAGATCGCACACGACTGA
- a CDS encoding fla cluster protein FlaF, producing the protein MGFGVSGSTAIIFLGVLICTGTLYTAAAGTAERLTEAEQENHERLLDQRNTGIDIFNATYNTSDGNGVVIRANNTGSTTLSVRDTTVLADNEYQDVSGNNTYVDGEMNTDLWAPGETLRIDLGTNASRVKLVTETGVSDTRTVTVVS; encoded by the coding sequence GTGGGCTTCGGCGTTAGTGGCTCGACGGCGATAATCTTCCTCGGCGTGCTCATCTGTACGGGCACGCTGTACACCGCAGCGGCGGGTACCGCCGAGCGACTGACGGAGGCCGAACAGGAGAACCACGAGCGTCTCCTCGACCAACGGAACACGGGAATAGACATCTTCAATGCGACGTACAACACCAGCGACGGGAACGGAGTCGTGATTCGTGCCAACAACACCGGTTCGACGACGCTCTCGGTTCGGGATACGACGGTGCTCGCGGACAACGAGTACCAGGACGTGTCCGGTAACAACACGTACGTCGACGGAGAGATGAACACCGACCTCTGGGCGCCCGGGGAGACGCTCCGCATCGACTTGGGGACCAACGCCTCGCGCGTGAAGCTCGTCACCGAGACGGGCGTCTCCGACACGAGAACCGTGACGGTGGTGAGCTAA